In one window of Photobacterium leiognathi DNA:
- a CDS encoding TerB family tellurite resistance protein has protein sequence MFKSLRTLFRQLVNDTSCGDAVDTPTLHLAMASLLCEVASADHEQDPREEIAKQHLLMKLLDINEVAASDLLTKAQQQSDASVSLYDFTNKLRSLEQSERYQLIEAMWKVAYADGIIDPLEEAVIRQVSELIYLEHSAFIKAKINAKSTM, from the coding sequence ATGTTCAAATCTTTACGTACGCTATTCCGACAATTAGTAAACGATACCAGTTGCGGTGATGCTGTTGATACCCCAACCCTGCACTTAGCCATGGCTTCTTTATTGTGTGAAGTTGCCAGTGCCGATCATGAACAGGATCCGAGAGAAGAGATCGCTAAACAACACTTGTTAATGAAATTGCTCGATATTAACGAGGTTGCTGCAAGTGACTTATTAACCAAGGCACAACAACAAAGTGATGCGTCAGTATCCTTATACGATTTTACCAACAAATTACGTTCACTTGAGCAATCTGAGCGCTATCAACTCATTGAAGCTATGTGGAAAGTTGCCTATGCCGATGGTATTATTGACCCACTAGAAGAAGCGGTGATCCGCCAAGTTTCAGAACTTATTTATCTTGAACATTCAGCTTTTATTAAAGCAAAAATCAATGCCAAAAGTACAATGTGA